Proteins from a single region of Amycolatopsis sp. CA-230715:
- a CDS encoding PucR family transcriptional regulator: MRSLLLRLSSLDADAESAVRVIGFFDALVTAGVRLPELVRQCAKLAECPVGLASGDVWLRADPEGGLSTSGEVPGDAVVRGTTWLERGGDPGPLDEMLLERFAISAALLGRSELGFGDPALVELVLADSTGDAERARALHLLGIADPRRAIAFTSEDPGAVGSGYATIGRVHALLVPPGFADGWRAPDGVRAGIGPVADPSALPESWRAAKAALRFAGHGGPPVIRSETLGALSVLARLSAEDLADVGDLAALDRLAAEPHGADLLTVLAAFIESGSVRKTATAVYRHHSTIASRIAHAERALGFEVGTPDGRFRLHLAFLLRRLRDA; encoded by the coding sequence ATGAGAAGCCTGCTGCTGCGCCTGTCGTCGCTGGACGCCGACGCGGAAAGCGCGGTGCGGGTGATCGGGTTCTTCGACGCGCTCGTCACGGCCGGGGTGCGGTTGCCGGAACTCGTCCGGCAGTGCGCGAAGCTCGCCGAATGCCCGGTGGGCCTCGCCTCCGGCGACGTGTGGCTGCGCGCGGATCCCGAAGGCGGGTTGAGCACGTCCGGCGAGGTGCCCGGCGACGCCGTCGTCCGCGGGACGACGTGGCTGGAACGCGGCGGCGACCCCGGCCCGCTCGACGAAATGCTCCTCGAGCGGTTCGCGATCTCCGCCGCGCTGCTCGGCAGGTCCGAACTCGGGTTCGGCGATCCCGCGCTGGTGGAACTCGTGCTCGCCGATTCCACCGGCGACGCGGAGCGCGCGCGGGCGCTGCACCTGCTCGGCATCGCGGACCCGCGTCGCGCAATCGCTTTCACCAGCGAAGATCCCGGTGCCGTCGGTTCCGGTTACGCGACGATCGGGCGCGTCCACGCGCTGCTCGTGCCGCCCGGTTTCGCCGACGGGTGGCGCGCGCCGGACGGGGTGCGCGCCGGGATCGGCCCGGTCGCCGACCCGTCCGCGCTGCCCGAATCGTGGCGCGCGGCGAAGGCGGCGCTGCGGTTCGCGGGCCACGGCGGCCCGCCGGTGATCCGCTCGGAAACCCTTGGCGCCCTTTCGGTGCTTGCGCGGCTGAGCGCCGAGGACCTCGCGGACGTCGGCGACCTCGCCGCGCTCGACCGGCTCGCCGCCGAACCGCACGGCGCGGATCTGCTGACCGTGCTCGCCGCGTTCATCGAGAGCGGATCCGTGCGCAAGACGGCGACCGCGGTGTACCGGCACCACAGCACGATCGCGAGCCGGATCGCCCATGCCGAACGCGCGCTCGGGTTCGAGGTCGGCACCCCGGACGGGCGCTTCCGGCTGCACCTCGCCTTCCTGCTGCGCCGCCTGCGGGACGCGTGA
- a CDS encoding response regulator, whose translation MTIRVLLADDHAMFRSGMRAVLETQPHLDCVAEVADGHAAVAETRRLRPDVAVLDIRMPKLDGLAAAEAILSSPGNETRVLVLTTYDLDDYVYRALRAGASGFLLKSLPPEELLSAITVAARGDALIDPSVTRRLVARFTSSIEPVHGAPELDRLTSREREVLLLIADARSNAEIAAALHVGEETVKTHVSRVLAKLGLRDRVHAVVYAYRYGLVEPPH comes from the coding sequence GTGACGATCCGGGTGCTGCTCGCCGACGATCACGCGATGTTCCGGTCCGGGATGCGCGCGGTGCTGGAAACCCAGCCGCACCTCGACTGCGTCGCCGAGGTCGCCGACGGGCACGCGGCCGTCGCCGAGACGCGGCGGCTCCGGCCCGACGTCGCCGTCCTGGACATCCGCATGCCGAAGCTCGACGGGCTCGCCGCCGCCGAGGCGATCCTTTCCTCGCCCGGCAACGAGACCAGGGTCCTCGTGCTCACCACGTACGACCTCGACGACTACGTCTACCGCGCGCTGCGGGCCGGTGCGAGCGGGTTCCTGCTCAAGAGCCTGCCGCCGGAGGAACTGCTGTCCGCGATCACGGTGGCCGCGCGCGGGGACGCGCTGATCGACCCGTCGGTAACGCGGCGGCTGGTCGCGCGCTTCACCAGCAGCATCGAACCCGTGCACGGCGCGCCGGAGCTGGACCGGCTCACCTCGCGGGAACGGGAAGTGCTGCTGCTCATCGCGGACGCCCGCAGCAACGCCGAAATCGCGGCGGCCCTGCACGTCGGCGAAGAGACCGTGAAGACGCACGTGTCGCGGGTGCTGGCGAAACTGGGCCTGCGGGATCGGGTGCACGCCGTCGTCTACGCCTACCGGTACGGCCTGGTCGAGCCCCCGCACTGA
- a CDS encoding bifunctional glycosyltransferase family 2/GtrA family protein, producing MPSKTSKPEAQPVFVTRACAPVLDVVIPVYNEEADLAGCVRRVHAYLTDTFPYPCRITVADNASTDSTLEIANSLAEELPGVKVVHLDQKGRGRALRAVWAASDAAVLAYMDVDLSTDLAALFPLVAPLISGHSDIAIGTRLHRGARVTRGAKREFISRCYNLILRGTLAASFSDAQCGFKAIRAEVAAELLPLVKDTAWFFDTELLVLAQRAGLRIHEVPVDWVDDPDSRVDVVATAVADLKGIARLSRALVTGSLPIGKVRSQLGRRPPDADAPGVPPSLLRQLVRFAAVGIASTLAYLLLFVLLRGGIGAQAANFVALLVTAIANTAVNRRFTFGVRGRESAGKHQFEGLIVFGLGLALTSGSLALLHTFVTAHPAAELVVLVLANLLATVLRFLLLRNWVFRKKTEEAK from the coding sequence ATGCCCTCCAAGACCTCGAAGCCGGAAGCCCAGCCGGTGTTCGTCACGCGAGCCTGCGCGCCGGTGCTCGACGTGGTCATCCCGGTCTACAACGAGGAGGCGGACCTGGCTGGGTGCGTGCGCCGGGTCCACGCCTACCTCACCGACACCTTCCCCTACCCGTGCCGCATCACCGTCGCCGACAACGCGAGCACCGATTCGACGCTGGAGATCGCGAACTCGCTCGCCGAAGAGCTGCCCGGCGTCAAGGTGGTCCATCTCGACCAGAAGGGCCGCGGTCGTGCGCTGCGGGCCGTCTGGGCCGCCTCGGACGCGGCCGTGCTCGCCTACATGGATGTCGACTTGTCGACGGATTTGGCGGCGCTCTTCCCGCTCGTCGCGCCGCTCATCTCCGGGCACTCGGACATCGCGATCGGCACCAGGCTGCACCGCGGCGCGCGCGTCACCCGCGGCGCCAAGCGCGAGTTCATTTCCCGGTGCTACAACCTGATCCTGCGCGGCACGCTCGCCGCCAGCTTCTCCGACGCCCAGTGCGGGTTCAAGGCGATCAGGGCCGAGGTCGCCGCCGAACTGCTGCCGCTGGTCAAAGACACCGCCTGGTTCTTCGACACCGAACTGCTCGTGCTCGCGCAGCGCGCGGGCCTGCGGATCCACGAGGTGCCGGTGGACTGGGTCGACGACCCGGACAGCCGCGTCGATGTCGTCGCCACCGCGGTCGCCGATCTCAAGGGAATCGCCAGGCTCAGCAGGGCCTTGGTGACCGGTTCGCTGCCGATCGGGAAGGTGCGCAGCCAGCTCGGCAGGCGCCCGCCCGACGCCGACGCGCCGGGAGTGCCGCCGAGCCTGCTGCGCCAGCTCGTGCGGTTCGCCGCCGTCGGTATCGCCAGCACACTGGCCTACCTGCTGCTGTTCGTGCTGCTGCGCGGCGGAATCGGCGCGCAGGCGGCGAACTTCGTCGCACTGCTGGTCACCGCGATCGCCAACACCGCGGTCAACCGCCGCTTCACCTTCGGTGTGCGCGGGCGGGAGAGCGCGGGCAAGCACCAGTTCGAAGGCCTCATCGTGTTCGGCCTCGGGCTCGCGCTCACCAGCGGCTCGCTCGCGCTGCTGCACACGTTCGTCACCGCCCACCCCGCCGCCGAACTGGTCGTGCTGGTGCTCGCCAACCTGCTCGCCACGGTGCTGCGGTTCCTGCTGCTGCGGAACTGGGTGTTCCGCAAGAAAACCGAGGAAGCGAAATGA
- a CDS encoding ArnT family glycosyltransferase gives MTAPTLAKASAPPAAPAPAAPRWHRPALAALLAGTALLYLWDLGASGYGNSYYAMAVQAGTQSWKAWFFGALDPSGVITVDKPPASLWLMGLSGRIFGFSSWSMLVPNALAGVGSVALLYAAVKRFSGSAAGLLAGTALALTPVAAVMFRFNNPDALLVLLLVAGAYCTVRATEKASTGWLLLAGSAIGFGFLTKMLQAFLVLPAFALVYLIAAPTGIGRRIWQLLAAGGAVVVSAGWWIAAVALVSDRPYIGGSETNSALELAFGYNGLGRIFGGEGNGGRGGGEMGGMAGNAGFGGGTGLGRLFGESFGTEISWLLPAALIGLVAGLWFTRRAPRTDRTRAALLLWGGWLVVTALVFSYMDGTIHPYYAVALAPAIAALVAISGRELWRGRKNLAARIWLALMLAATGVWGFVLLTGFGTWQPWLKYVVLAATALGTLALLFGGRVRQAAPLLLAGVLCGGLIAAGSFTVATAATPHTGSIPTAGPTSSGFGGGPGEAESDTAVTALLATTDTQWAAATSGAQQAAGLALSSGKPIIAIGGFTGRDPAPTLDEFKQYVADGKVRYYLAGGRGGFGGGPGGSNEIATWVEDTFSATTVGTSTVYDLTKPLT, from the coding sequence ATGACCGCGCCCACGCTCGCCAAGGCGAGCGCCCCGCCCGCCGCGCCCGCTCCGGCGGCGCCGCGATGGCACCGCCCCGCGCTCGCGGCGCTGCTCGCCGGCACCGCGCTGCTGTACCTGTGGGACCTCGGTGCCTCCGGTTACGGCAACAGCTACTACGCGATGGCCGTCCAAGCCGGGACCCAGAGCTGGAAGGCGTGGTTCTTCGGCGCACTCGATCCGAGTGGCGTCATCACCGTCGACAAACCGCCCGCGTCGCTGTGGCTGATGGGACTTTCCGGCCGTATTTTCGGGTTTTCGAGCTGGAGCATGCTCGTGCCCAACGCGCTCGCCGGTGTCGGCTCCGTCGCGTTGCTGTACGCGGCGGTCAAGCGGTTCTCCGGTTCCGCCGCGGGATTGCTCGCGGGCACCGCGCTCGCGCTGACCCCGGTTGCCGCGGTGATGTTCCGGTTCAACAACCCGGACGCGCTGCTCGTGCTGCTGCTCGTCGCGGGCGCCTACTGCACCGTGCGCGCCACCGAGAAGGCGAGCACCGGCTGGCTGCTGCTCGCCGGGAGCGCGATCGGATTCGGCTTCCTCACCAAGATGTTGCAGGCGTTCCTGGTCTTGCCCGCGTTCGCGCTGGTGTACCTGATCGCGGCGCCGACCGGGATCGGGCGGCGGATCTGGCAGCTGCTCGCCGCGGGCGGCGCGGTCGTGGTGTCCGCTGGCTGGTGGATCGCGGCCGTGGCGCTGGTTTCGGATCGTCCCTACATCGGCGGCTCCGAAACGAACAGCGCGCTCGAACTCGCCTTCGGGTACAACGGTTTGGGCCGCATCTTCGGCGGCGAGGGCAATGGCGGTCGCGGCGGCGGCGAAATGGGGGGAATGGCCGGGAACGCCGGTTTCGGCGGGGGCACCGGGCTCGGCCGCCTGTTCGGCGAGAGCTTCGGCACCGAGATCTCGTGGCTGCTGCCCGCCGCGTTGATCGGGCTCGTCGCCGGGCTGTGGTTCACGCGCCGTGCGCCGCGCACCGATCGCACGCGCGCCGCGTTGCTGCTGTGGGGCGGCTGGCTCGTCGTCACCGCGCTGGTGTTCAGCTACATGGACGGCACCATCCACCCATACTACGCGGTGGCGCTGGCGCCCGCGATCGCCGCGCTCGTCGCGATCTCCGGGCGGGAACTGTGGCGCGGCAGGAAAAACCTCGCCGCGCGGATCTGGCTCGCGCTCATGCTCGCGGCCACCGGCGTGTGGGGTTTCGTGCTGCTGACCGGGTTCGGCACCTGGCAGCCGTGGTTGAAGTACGTGGTACTCGCCGCGACCGCGCTCGGTACGCTCGCGCTGCTGTTCGGCGGCCGCGTCCGGCAGGCCGCGCCGCTCCTGCTCGCCGGTGTCCTTTGTGGAGGGTTGATCGCGGCGGGCAGCTTCACCGTGGCCACCGCGGCGACCCCGCACACCGGGTCGATCCCGACCGCGGGGCCGACTTCGAGCGGGTTCGGCGGCGGCCCCGGCGAGGCGGAGTCGGACACCGCGGTCACCGCCCTGCTGGCCACGACGGACACCCAATGGGCGGCCGCGACGAGCGGCGCGCAGCAAGCCGCCGGACTCGCGCTGAGCAGTGGCAAGCCGATCATCGCGATCGGCGGGTTCACCGGCCGCGATCCGGCGCCGACGCTCGACGAGTTCAAGCAGTACGTCGCCGACGGGAAGGTCCGCTACTACCTCGCGGGCGGGCGCGGCGGCTTCGGCGGCGGACCCGGCGGCTCGAACGAGATCGCGACCTGGGTGGAGGACACCTTCAGCGCCACGACGGTCGGCACCAGCACGGTCTACGACCTGACGAAACCCCTCACCTGA
- a CDS encoding sensor histidine kinase, whose protein sequence is MVDISGSLARQAWLVAAVCLVADLSTFLIFGPPLTRWDTLVVVACAVVADLALAASARLSGLVAAGHAALAVLAPLLLCTCTGGVRVPNNSGILVAGYRAGAWLRTPQAVLALAVMFAGLTASYLLGGGRNAHDWRLLTANLLTSVALPWLVGRYTTARRAYVAELEKQEERKRRNEREDVERAVADERSAIARDLHDVISHHVSAIGLHAGAARMGLTEPGEAKVHRSLIAVETASRSAMVDLRRLLDLLHGQDSGPASRQPGLDNLDELLDGMRAAGLAVRLTTEGKPSELPGSLDIALYRIAQEALTNALRHGDGGQVELVLTYRRTEVALTVTNPASPAARHEERAHLGLSGIRQRVALFGGTATYGMLADGAHWQVRVAFGIDPAGGQE, encoded by the coding sequence GTGGTCGACATCAGCGGTTCGCTGGCGAGGCAGGCGTGGCTCGTCGCCGCCGTCTGCCTGGTCGCCGATCTCAGCACGTTCCTGATCTTCGGCCCGCCGCTGACGCGGTGGGACACCCTCGTGGTGGTCGCGTGCGCGGTGGTCGCCGATCTCGCGCTCGCCGCGAGCGCACGGCTTTCCGGGCTGGTCGCGGCCGGCCACGCCGCGCTCGCGGTGCTGGCGCCGCTGCTGTTGTGCACCTGCACCGGCGGTGTCCGGGTACCGAACAACTCGGGCATCCTCGTCGCGGGTTACCGGGCGGGCGCGTGGCTCCGCACGCCGCAGGCCGTGCTGGCGCTCGCCGTGATGTTCGCTGGGCTCACCGCGTCGTACCTGCTCGGCGGGGGCCGCAACGCGCACGACTGGCGGCTGCTCACCGCGAACCTGCTCACTTCGGTCGCGCTGCCGTGGCTCGTCGGCCGCTACACGACCGCGCGCCGCGCCTACGTCGCCGAGCTGGAAAAGCAGGAGGAACGCAAGCGCCGCAACGAACGCGAGGACGTCGAACGCGCGGTCGCCGACGAGCGCAGCGCGATCGCGCGGGACCTGCACGACGTCATCTCGCACCACGTGAGCGCGATCGGCCTGCACGCGGGCGCGGCGAGGATGGGCCTGACCGAACCCGGGGAGGCGAAGGTGCACCGGTCACTGATCGCCGTCGAAACGGCGAGCCGGTCGGCGATGGTGGATCTGCGCAGGCTCCTCGACCTGCTGCACGGGCAGGATTCCGGCCCGGCGAGCAGGCAGCCAGGGCTCGACAACCTCGACGAACTGCTCGACGGCATGCGCGCGGCCGGTCTCGCGGTGCGGCTGACCACCGAAGGCAAGCCGTCGGAGCTGCCGGGTTCGCTCGACATCGCGTTGTACCGGATCGCGCAGGAAGCGCTCACGAACGCGCTGCGGCACGGCGACGGCGGCCAGGTGGAGCTGGTGCTGACCTACCGGCGGACCGAGGTGGCGCTCACCGTGACGAACCCGGCGAGCCCTGCCGCGCGGCACGAGGAGCGCGCGCACCTCGGGCTCAGCGGGATCCGCCAGCGCGTGGCGCTCTTCGGCGGCACCGCGACCTACGGCATGCTCGCCGACGGCGCGCACTGGCAGGTGCGCGTCGCGTTCGGCATCGACCCCGCGGGAGGGCAGGAGTGA
- a CDS encoding response regulator transcription factor, translating to MSSMNAAAPGNPVALRRADGSAVRVLVVDDESTLAELVSMALRMEGWEIRSAGTGAEAVRIARDFRPDVVVLDVMLPDFSGIEVLRRMRAESPNLPVLFLTAKDAVEDRIAGLTAGGDDYVTKPFSLEEVALRLRALLRRAHGVAGSQGSTLVVGDLSLDEESREVYRGDELIPLTATEFELLRYLMRNPKRVLSKAQILDRVWSYDFGGQANIVELYISYLRKKIDADREPMIHTMRGAGYVLKPAS from the coding sequence ATGAGCAGCATGAACGCGGCAGCACCCGGTAACCCGGTCGCTCTCCGCCGCGCCGACGGATCGGCGGTGCGCGTCCTCGTGGTCGACGACGAGTCGACGCTCGCGGAGCTGGTGTCGATGGCGCTGCGCATGGAGGGCTGGGAAATCCGCAGCGCGGGCACCGGGGCCGAAGCGGTGCGCATCGCGCGCGACTTCCGCCCCGACGTGGTGGTGCTCGACGTGATGCTGCCGGACTTCAGCGGGATCGAGGTGCTGCGCCGGATGCGCGCGGAATCGCCGAACCTGCCGGTGCTGTTCCTGACCGCGAAGGACGCCGTGGAGGACCGGATCGCCGGGCTGACCGCGGGCGGCGACGACTACGTGACCAAGCCGTTCAGCCTGGAGGAGGTGGCGCTGCGCCTGCGCGCGCTGCTGCGCCGGGCGCACGGGGTGGCCGGGAGCCAGGGGTCCACGCTCGTCGTCGGCGACCTTTCGCTGGACGAGGAAAGCCGCGAGGTCTACCGCGGTGACGAGCTGATCCCGTTGACCGCGACCGAGTTCGAGCTGCTGCGCTACCTCATGCGCAACCCGAAGCGGGTGCTGAGCAAGGCCCAGATCCTCGACCGGGTGTGGAGCTACGACTTCGGCGGCCAGGCGAACATCGTGGAGCTCTACATTTCCTATCTGCGCAAGAAGATCGACGCCGACCGCGAGCCGATGATCCACACCATGCGAGGCGCGGGGTATGTCCTCAAGCCCGCCTCGTAG
- a CDS encoding DinB family protein, translating to MADFDGDDLTGSTFKHTTLSDARFEDLRANGARFRCVDLSGANFRGVYFGGVVMSGAIMSDVDIHGEIEGLRINGVDVGPFIEAELDRRHPERAKMRPVDPEGFREAWAILERLWEGTVERARGLDPALLHESVDGEWSFIETLRHLVFVTDAWVRRAVLGERAPWDALGLPWDEAPELPGVPWDRSARPSLDTVLALRRERTATVREVFGGLTEQSLAADTAVLEGGSWPPAGSHPVRECLRCVLNEEWEHRLYAERDLDALFARQG from the coding sequence ATGGCGGACTTCGATGGCGACGACCTCACCGGCTCGACGTTCAAGCACACGACCCTGTCCGACGCGCGGTTCGAGGATCTGCGCGCGAACGGCGCGCGGTTCCGCTGCGTGGACCTGTCGGGCGCGAACTTCCGCGGCGTCTATTTCGGCGGGGTGGTGATGAGCGGCGCCATTATGTCCGATGTGGACATTCACGGCGAGATCGAGGGCCTGCGGATCAACGGTGTCGACGTCGGACCGTTCATCGAAGCGGAGCTGGACCGGCGCCATCCCGAGCGCGCGAAGATGCGGCCGGTCGACCCCGAGGGTTTCCGCGAGGCGTGGGCGATCCTGGAACGGCTGTGGGAAGGCACCGTCGAACGGGCGCGCGGGCTCGATCCCGCGCTGCTGCACGAATCGGTGGACGGCGAGTGGTCGTTCATCGAAACCCTGCGGCACCTGGTGTTCGTCACGGACGCCTGGGTGCGGCGGGCGGTGCTCGGCGAGCGGGCGCCGTGGGACGCGCTCGGCCTGCCGTGGGACGAGGCGCCCGAACTGCCGGGCGTGCCGTGGGACCGGTCCGCGCGGCCGTCGCTGGACACCGTGCTGGCGCTGCGCCGGGAGCGGACGGCGACCGTGCGCGAGGTGTTCGGCGGGCTGACCGAGCAGTCGCTGGCCGCCGACACCGCTGTCCTCGAAGGCGGAAGCTGGCCGCCGGCGGGCAGCCACCCGGTGCGCGAGTGCCTGCGGTGCGTCCTCAACGAGGAATGGGAGCACCGGCTCTACGCCGAGCGCGATCTCGACGCGCTGTTCGCCAGGCAGGGGTGA
- a CDS encoding sensor histidine kinase: protein MSSSPPRRRPWSLRRRLIAQLAGLLAIVCLVVGVVTEFALREFLIGQLDSRLSQATDRGRRPPPDLRPGWPGQKPSPPALRVFGQGVGTLAMQATPDGSVQAEVLAPDPHHVDARPTRQVPVDEVPKLLAVPADGHKRNVDLGSLGEYRVVANRMPDGVVVLIGLPMEDVSSTLLQLGLIFGGVALGGLVVVGAAGAFTVRRTLRPLDRLADTATRVAELPLDRGEVALPVRVSDVDTDPGTEVGKVGFALNRMLGHIANALHARQASESRVRQFVADASHELRTPLAAIRGYAELTRRSKDSVPPDVAFAMSRVESESARMTTLVEDLLLLARLDSGRAVVHEPTDLSRLVADAVADAHVAGPEHRWLLDVPAEPITVLGDGDQLHQVLINLLNNARAHTPPGTEVATTLSTVDRSVVLVVADNGPGIQPDVLPGVFERFARGDTSRSRAAGSTGLGLAIVAAVVAAHRGTVGVRSEPGRTEFTVTLPAG from the coding sequence ATGTCCTCAAGCCCGCCTCGTAGGCGGCCGTGGTCGCTGCGGCGCAGGCTCATCGCGCAGCTCGCCGGGCTGCTCGCGATCGTGTGCCTCGTGGTCGGCGTGGTCACCGAGTTCGCGCTGCGCGAGTTCCTGATCGGCCAGCTCGACAGCAGGCTTTCGCAGGCGACCGACCGCGGCCGCCGCCCGCCGCCGGACCTGCGGCCAGGCTGGCCGGGCCAGAAGCCGTCGCCGCCCGCGTTGCGCGTGTTCGGGCAGGGCGTCGGCACGCTGGCGATGCAGGCGACCCCCGACGGGTCGGTGCAGGCCGAGGTGCTCGCCCCCGACCCGCACCACGTCGACGCGAGGCCGACGCGGCAGGTCCCCGTGGACGAGGTGCCGAAACTGCTCGCGGTGCCCGCGGACGGACACAAGCGCAACGTCGACCTCGGCTCGCTCGGCGAGTACCGCGTGGTGGCGAACCGGATGCCCGACGGCGTCGTGGTGCTCATCGGCCTGCCGATGGAGGACGTGTCGAGCACGCTGCTGCAGCTCGGGTTGATCTTCGGCGGGGTCGCGCTCGGCGGCCTCGTCGTGGTCGGCGCGGCGGGCGCGTTCACCGTGCGCCGCACGCTGCGGCCGCTGGACCGGCTCGCCGACACCGCCACGCGCGTGGCGGAGCTGCCGCTCGACCGCGGCGAGGTGGCGCTGCCGGTTCGAGTGTCCGATGTGGACACCGACCCCGGTACCGAGGTCGGCAAGGTCGGGTTCGCGCTGAACCGCATGCTCGGCCACATCGCGAACGCGCTGCACGCGAGGCAGGCCAGTGAGAGCCGGGTCCGCCAGTTCGTCGCGGACGCTTCGCACGAGCTGCGGACCCCGCTCGCCGCGATCCGCGGTTACGCCGAACTGACCCGGCGCAGCAAGGATTCCGTGCCGCCGGACGTCGCGTTCGCGATGAGCAGGGTGGAATCGGAATCGGCGAGGATGACCACGCTCGTGGAGGACCTCCTCCTGCTCGCGCGCCTGGACTCCGGCCGCGCCGTCGTGCACGAGCCGACCGATCTCTCGCGGCTGGTGGCCGACGCCGTCGCGGACGCGCACGTCGCCGGGCCCGAGCACCGCTGGCTGCTGGACGTGCCGGCGGAACCGATCACCGTGCTCGGCGACGGCGACCAGCTGCACCAGGTGCTGATCAACCTGCTGAACAACGCCCGCGCGCACACCCCGCCGGGGACCGAGGTCGCCACCACGCTGTCCACTGTGGACAGATCGGTGGTGCTCGTGGTGGCCGACAACGGGCCGGGTATCCAGCCCGACGTGCTGCCGGGCGTGTTCGAACGGTTCGCAAGGGGCGACACGTCGCGCTCGCGCGCCGCGGGCAGCACCGGGCTGGGGCTCGCGATCGTCGCGGCCGTGGTGGCCGCGCACCGCGGCACCGTCGGCGTGCGCAGCGAACCGGGGCGAACCGAGTTCACGGTGACCCTCCCCGCGGGATGA